In the Carboxydothermus hydrogenoformans Z-2901 genome, one interval contains:
- the yedE gene encoding selenium metabolism membrane protein YedE/FdhT: MGEIIKSYYQKVIAEFWDQKTAVVLLGILSGLYFGTVGVVWAVTGEFTRWGASFLKLIGVDLSPYTYLKIIKYKGTVLTRIDGVMVLGMFAGALIAALFGQNFKLRIPTAKRVLQALIGGIIAGFGTRLAMGCNLAALFTGIPQFSLHTWFFTLGTIFGTYIGIKITLSPYFRGEPKLVKASEFNAGNLKANTQIQPFLGWLGLIVFAGILLSRPEMPNNLKLATVFGFAFGFLIQKGQVCFTSAFRDLWLVGRTTTLKALVWGMAVQMLLTAAFIAKGTPAKVLWAGPNALIGGLLFGIGIVIAGGCETGWMYRSMEGQVHFWFVGLGNVIGATILFLVWDKGVYKYLAEPFPKFSLIEHFGYLPAFILTGLFLLGLYLWADLREASGRSMIKNKTMSVRRV; encoded by the coding sequence ATGGGCGAAATTATCAAAAGCTATTACCAGAAAGTAATTGCGGAATTTTGGGACCAAAAGACTGCGGTCGTACTTCTGGGCATTTTAAGCGGCCTTTACTTTGGAACAGTGGGCGTAGTCTGGGCGGTAACCGGAGAATTTACCCGCTGGGGGGCAAGTTTTCTTAAATTAATCGGAGTGGACTTATCTCCTTATACTTATTTAAAAATCATCAAATATAAAGGTACCGTTTTAACCCGGATAGACGGGGTAATGGTGCTGGGAATGTTTGCGGGAGCCTTGATTGCAGCTCTTTTCGGGCAAAATTTTAAACTTAGAATTCCTACTGCTAAAAGGGTGCTCCAGGCTTTAATTGGCGGTATAATTGCTGGCTTTGGTACCCGTCTTGCTATGGGCTGTAACTTGGCTGCCCTTTTTACCGGAATACCTCAATTTTCCCTTCATACCTGGTTTTTTACCCTGGGAACAATTTTTGGTACCTATATTGGAATAAAAATTACCCTCTCTCCTTATTTTCGGGGAGAGCCCAAACTGGTCAAAGCTTCGGAATTTAATGCGGGAAATTTAAAGGCAAATACCCAGATCCAACCCTTTTTGGGCTGGCTTGGACTTATTGTTTTTGCCGGAATTTTATTGTCCCGGCCGGAAATGCCGAATAATTTAAAACTTGCTACCGTTTTTGGCTTTGCCTTTGGCTTTTTAATTCAAAAGGGGCAGGTCTGCTTTACCTCAGCCTTCCGGGATTTATGGTTGGTTGGACGCACGACTACGCTAAAGGCTCTGGTCTGGGGTATGGCGGTGCAGATGCTTCTGACAGCGGCTTTTATCGCCAAGGGAACGCCTGCCAAAGTTCTCTGGGCCGGTCCCAATGCGTTAATTGGTGGCCTTTTATTTGGTATTGGGATTGTTATTGCCGGAGGATGTGAGACCGGCTGGATGTACCGATCAATGGAAGGCCAGGTTCACTTCTGGTTTGTAGGGTTGGGCAATGTGATTGGGGCAACAATCTTGTTCCTGGTGTGGGATAAGGGGGTTTATAAATACTTAGCCGAGCCGTTTCCGAAGTTTAGCTTGATAGAACATTTTGGTTACTTACCGGCCTTTATATTGACTGGATTATTCCTTTTAGGGCTGTACTTATGGGCGGATTTACGGGAAGCAAGCGGCAGGTCAATGATAAAAAATAAGACCATGTCGGTGAGGAGGGTGTAA
- a CDS encoding mechanosensitive ion channel family protein, translated as MNFGLLNLNWDKILDKSLILLIILVSSVVLLKLGHSFINRFIVPYGKKLSLKENRVETLRTILKSLWSYFIYITAFLTIIAQVFENTGFAKTLLTGAGILGLAVSFGAQNLVKDVISGFFILMEDQFAVGDYVTIGQTSGIVEELGLRVTKLRDFTGELHIIPNGSITMVTNKTRGPQRALVDVGVAYEEDVEKVNRVLERVCQQIKEKYGELIYEGPKVLGIVNFGPSEMVFRVIAKVKPMEQWNIEWELRKAIKEAFDAEGIEIPYPRRVYITREEREMDNG; from the coding sequence ATGAATTTTGGCCTTTTAAACTTAAACTGGGATAAAATTCTCGATAAATCCTTAATTCTTTTGATTATTCTGGTAAGCTCGGTGGTACTACTTAAGCTTGGCCACTCCTTTATCAACCGTTTTATTGTTCCCTACGGCAAAAAGTTAAGCCTTAAGGAAAACCGGGTTGAAACCCTGCGTACCATCTTAAAAAGTCTCTGGAGTTACTTTATTTACATTACCGCATTTCTTACTATTATTGCCCAGGTCTTTGAAAATACCGGTTTTGCCAAAACCCTTTTAACCGGAGCTGGTATTTTAGGTTTAGCCGTAAGCTTTGGCGCCCAGAACTTGGTTAAAGATGTGATAAGCGGTTTTTTTATTTTAATGGAAGACCAGTTTGCGGTGGGGGATTACGTTACCATCGGGCAAACCTCCGGCATTGTCGAAGAATTAGGGCTTAGAGTTACCAAACTCCGGGATTTTACCGGTGAGCTTCATATCATCCCCAACGGCAGTATAACGATGGTCACCAACAAAACCCGGGGACCTCAGCGGGCTTTAGTGGACGTAGGGGTAGCGTACGAAGAAGATGTGGAAAAGGTAAACCGGGTTTTAGAAAGGGTTTGCCAGCAAATAAAAGAAAAATACGGAGAACTTATCTATGAAGGCCCCAAGGTTTTGGGGATTGTTAATTTCGGACCCTCGGAAATGGTTTTTCGGGTAATTGCCAAGGTAAAGCCCATGGAACAGTGGAATATCGAGTGGGAGCTTAGAAAAGCCATTAAAGAAGCTTTTGACGCCGAAGGTATTGAAATTCCATATCCCCGACGGGTCTACATTACCCGGGAGGAAAGGGAGATGGATAATGGTTGA
- the yedF gene encoding sulfurtransferase-like selenium metabolism protein YedF: MEEKRYVLDLRGEPCPYPVVYSLQVLAELESGALLEILADCPQSFKSVPEEVVKAGYEMVEPPQKIGPTLRFLVRKP, from the coding sequence ATGGAAGAGAAACGGTATGTTTTGGATTTACGGGGGGAACCCTGTCCTTATCCGGTGGTGTATTCCCTGCAGGTTCTGGCAGAACTGGAAAGCGGAGCGCTTTTGGAGATTTTAGCCGACTGTCCGCAATCGTTTAAATCGGTTCCGGAAGAAGTGGTAAAAGCTGGGTACGAAATGGTCGAACCCCCGCAAAAAATCGGGCCAACGTTAAGGTTTTTGGTAAGAAAACCGTAA
- the ligD gene encoding non-homologous end-joining DNA ligase, which yields MDLSKIITNPDKLFYPADLIFKKDVIAYYYLMADHILPYISNRPFVMNRFPDGIAGKSFYQKEIPAYAPNFLNKVAIWHEKEKKWVNYPYVAHKEALLWLVNQGVIELHCWLSEVPQIENPDILVFDLDPEPPLSFQDCLPVALLLREVLLKLGLEAWPKTSGKEGMHLFVPIEPKYGFKDTTRAAFNLCRLILKAYPEKVTLERVIKKRTGKVYLDYLQNSRGRTMVFPYSLRPLPKAPVSTPLLWEEVTKGEISPAEFNIKTIWERVKKYGDLWSNFHRRRYDIKPLLELM from the coding sequence ATGGATTTAAGTAAAATCATTACCAATCCCGATAAACTTTTTTATCCTGCGGATCTAATTTTTAAAAAAGATGTTATTGCTTACTACTACTTAATGGCTGATCACATCCTTCCCTATATCAGTAACCGCCCCTTTGTGATGAACCGCTTTCCTGACGGAATTGCCGGAAAAAGCTTTTACCAAAAAGAAATTCCCGCCTATGCTCCTAATTTTTTAAATAAAGTAGCTATCTGGCACGAAAAAGAAAAGAAATGGGTAAACTACCCCTATGTAGCACATAAAGAAGCCCTTTTATGGCTTGTAAATCAGGGAGTAATCGAGCTTCACTGCTGGCTTTCAGAAGTACCCCAGATAGAAAATCCGGATATTTTGGTTTTTGATTTAGATCCCGAACCTCCACTTTCGTTTCAGGATTGCCTTCCTGTAGCCCTTCTTTTACGGGAGGTCCTTTTAAAACTTGGCCTTGAGGCCTGGCCCAAAACCTCCGGCAAAGAAGGTATGCATCTTTTTGTCCCCATAGAACCAAAGTACGGTTTTAAAGACACCACCCGGGCAGCTTTTAATCTTTGCCGGTTAATTTTAAAAGCTTATCCCGAAAAGGTAACTTTGGAGCGGGTAATTAAAAAGCGAACAGGCAAAGTATACCTTGACTATCTTCAAAATTCCCGGGGACGCACTATGGTCTTTCCCTACAGTCTTCGGCCCCTACCAAAAGCTCCGGTATCCACCCCTCTTTTGTGGGAAGAAGTAACAAAAGGGGAGATCTCCCCTGCCGAGTTTAATATCAAAACTATCTGGGAGCGGGTAAAAAAATACGGCGACCTGTGGAGTAATTTCCACCGCCGCCGCTATGATATTAAGCCGTTATTGGAGCTTATGTAG
- a CDS encoding Ku protein, whose amino-acid sequence MRPIWKGFIAFGLVSIPVKLYPATESKSISFSLIHQNCGGPIHYKKFCAVCNREVSPEEITKGYEFSKGQFVTFTEEELEALPKLKGRKIEILDFVNLAEVDPIYLQKSYYLTPSEGGEKPYALLMQALKDSKKIAIAKMVLRTKENIAMVRVFKEQVLTVSTIFYPDEIRKFEILEIPEEIPVEERELSMAKMLIDSLTTPFNPEKYKDTYREALMEVIEKKIQHEAIVIPEEKVPAKVIDLTEALRLSLEKITGEKVGA is encoded by the coding sequence ATGCGGCCAATCTGGAAGGGTTTTATCGCCTTTGGTCTAGTATCCATTCCGGTAAAACTTTATCCTGCAACCGAATCTAAAAGCATCTCTTTTTCCCTTATTCACCAAAACTGCGGCGGGCCAATTCATTATAAAAAGTTCTGTGCCGTATGCAACCGTGAAGTTAGCCCGGAGGAAATTACCAAAGGGTATGAATTTTCTAAAGGACAGTTTGTCACTTTTACCGAAGAAGAGCTTGAAGCTTTACCGAAGTTAAAAGGGCGAAAAATTGAAATTTTGGATTTTGTAAACTTAGCCGAAGTGGACCCTATTTACTTGCAAAAAAGCTATTACTTAACACCTTCCGAAGGCGGAGAAAAGCCTTATGCCTTGTTAATGCAGGCTTTAAAGGATAGCAAGAAAATTGCCATCGCAAAGATGGTTTTAAGAACTAAGGAAAATATCGCCATGGTGCGGGTTTTTAAAGAACAGGTTTTAACCGTTTCCACCATTTTCTATCCCGACGAAATTCGTAAGTTTGAAATATTGGAAATACCTGAGGAAATTCCGGTGGAGGAACGGGAGCTTTCTATGGCCAAAATGTTAATTGATTCTTTAACCACTCCTTTTAATCCCGAAAAATATAAAGATACTTACCGGGAAGCTTTAATGGAGGTAATTGAAAAGAAAATCCAGCACGAAGCTATTGTCATTCCCGAAGAAAAAGTTCCGGCAAAAGTTATTGATTTAACCGAAGCTCTTCGTTTGTCTTTAGAAAAAATTACCGGAGAAAAAGTTGGTGCATAA
- the ychF gene encoding redox-regulated ATPase YchF, which produces MEIGIVGLPNVGKSTLFNAITKAKAEAANYPFCTIEPNVGVVEVPDPRVDKIAEVVKPERVVRAVTRFVDIAGLVRGASRGEGLGNKFLSHIRQVDGIAHVVRCFTDPNVTHVEGSVDPARDIDTINTELILADLETAQRRLERAEKVAKSGEKRGKIEAEMLKRIIDGFDRGLPVRAHEFSDEEKEILREIGFITAKPVVYVANVGEKDLLSPPKEVDIVREIAAKENAEVVVLSAKIESELQELPEDERALFLEDLGIEEPGLNKLIRTGYALLGLITFFTAGPQEVKAWTIKRGTKAPQAAGKIHSDIERGFIRAEVIPWEELIEVGSMTAAREKGLIRLEGKDYVVQDGDVIYFRFNV; this is translated from the coding sequence ATGGAAATAGGAATTGTGGGACTGCCCAATGTGGGAAAGTCTACTTTATTTAATGCGATCACCAAGGCTAAAGCCGAAGCGGCCAATTATCCTTTTTGCACCATTGAACCCAACGTGGGAGTGGTAGAAGTCCCCGACCCCCGGGTGGATAAAATTGCGGAAGTAGTAAAACCCGAACGGGTGGTACGGGCCGTTACCCGTTTTGTGGATATTGCCGGTCTTGTTCGGGGAGCAAGCCGGGGAGAGGGCTTGGGCAATAAATTTTTATCCCACATCCGGCAGGTTGACGGTATTGCCCATGTGGTACGCTGTTTTACCGACCCTAATGTTACCCACGTCGAAGGTTCGGTTGACCCCGCCCGGGATATTGATACCATAAATACCGAACTTATCTTAGCGGACTTAGAAACCGCCCAAAGACGTTTAGAGCGGGCGGAAAAAGTTGCCAAGAGCGGGGAAAAACGGGGCAAAATTGAGGCAGAAATGCTTAAAAGAATAATTGACGGCTTTGACCGGGGTCTTCCGGTACGGGCCCATGAATTTTCCGATGAGGAAAAGGAGATTTTACGGGAAATCGGTTTTATCACCGCCAAGCCCGTAGTTTACGTGGCCAATGTGGGAGAAAAAGATCTTCTCTCACCGCCCAAAGAAGTCGATATAGTGCGGGAAATTGCCGCAAAGGAAAACGCCGAAGTTGTCGTACTGTCGGCTAAAATCGAAAGCGAATTACAGGAACTTCCCGAAGATGAACGGGCGTTGTTTTTAGAAGACCTTGGTATTGAAGAGCCGGGGTTAAATAAACTTATTAGAACCGGTTATGCTTTACTTGGCCTGATTACCTTCTTTACTGCCGGCCCCCAGGAGGTTAAAGCCTGGACCATAAAAAGAGGTACCAAAGCTCCTCAGGCCGCCGGCAAAATCCACTCGGACATCGAGCGAGGCTTTATCCGGGCAGAAGTTATTCCCTGGGAAGAATTAATAGAAGTTGGCTCGATGACCGCCGCCCGGGAAAAAGGGTTAATCCGCTTGGAAGGAAAAGATTACGTGGTACAGGATGGCGATGTCATTTACTTCAGGTTTAACGTTTAA
- a CDS encoding DUF951 domain-containing protein has protein sequence MVDPREIQIGDIIKLKKPHPCGNYEWEVLKIGIDFRLKCTGCGHIILVPREKIIRKIRAVRKTTGS, from the coding sequence ATGGTTGATCCGCGTGAAATTCAAATAGGCGATATAATTAAACTAAAAAAGCCACACCCCTGCGGAAATTACGAGTGGGAAGTGCTAAAAATAGGTATTGATTTTCGCTTAAAATGCACCGGCTGCGGCCATATTATTTTAGTTCCCCGGGAAAAAATTATTAGAAAAATTCGGGCGGTACGCAAAACTACTGGAAGTTAG
- a CDS encoding secondary thiamine-phosphate synthase enzyme YjbQ, with amino-acid sequence MKSYRKELWFNLPTRRGFVNITPDVEKCVKESGIKEGLCLVNAMHITASVFINDDEPGLHHDFEVWLEQLAPEKPYERYRHNGFEDNADAHLKRTIMGREVVVAVTEGKLDLGPWEQIFYGEFDGKRKKRVLVKIIGE; translated from the coding sequence TTGAAAAGCTATAGAAAGGAACTCTGGTTTAACCTTCCGACCCGCCGGGGTTTTGTCAACATTACCCCGGACGTAGAAAAATGCGTAAAGGAATCGGGAATTAAAGAAGGCCTTTGCCTGGTGAACGCCATGCACATTACCGCTTCGGTATTTATCAACGACGATGAACCGGGACTGCACCACGATTTTGAAGTATGGTTAGAACAGCTTGCACCGGAAAAACCTTATGAACGCTACCGGCATAACGGTTTTGAGGATAACGCCGATGCCCATTTGAAAAGAACTATTATGGGCCGGGAAGTCGTGGTAGCGGTTACCGAAGGTAAGCTTGACCTTGGGCCCTGGGAGCAAATTTTTTACGGGGAGTTTGACGGGAAACGGAAAAAAAGGGTTTTGGTGAAAATTATCGGGGAATGA